A stretch of DNA from Bacteroidota bacterium:
CTCAAGTCCTCCCCAATGGGGAGGATTTAGGTGGGGCTTGGCAATTGAGAATCGGAATTCATACAGGTCCCGTTTCAGCCGGAGTGGTTGGTGATAAGAAATTTGCTTACGATATTTGGGGAGATACAGTTAATACAGCGAATAGAATGGAATCATCAGGCGAAGCTGGAAAAGTAAATATTTCTGAAGCAACGCACCGCCTCCTCCTAACCTCCTCCCAAGGAGGAGGAACATTAGAATTCACTCATAGAGGAGAAGTTGAGGCAAAGAACAAAGGAAAAATAAAAATGTATTTTGTGGAAAAGAAAAATAGTTCTCTCCCCTTTGGGGAGAGTTAGAGAGGGGCTTTCCCCGCCAAGAACAAAGGAGAAATTGAAATGTATTTTGTTGAATAAATCGGTTAATGAAACAATATTTATTTTTTCTGATTCTTTTTCCTGCAACAGGATTTGCACAGCAGAGCAAGATAGACTCATTGAAAAGTTTGATTGATAAATCGGTCAATGATTCTCTGAAAGTTAATTTATATATTGATATTTCCTATGAGTTTACCAGAAAAAATCCCGATGAGGCAATCATGTATGCAAAGCAAGGATATGATTTGGCTGGCAAAATAAATTTTATTAATGGGATGGGTGTTTGCGAAGCGAACATCGCGCTGGCGTATTATTCAAAAGGAGATTATAAGCAGGCAATTGAACATAACCTGACTGCGCTTCAGTTAAAAGAAAAAACTGGTGATAAAACCGCCATTGCATACTCGCTTAATAATATTGCGCTCGTGTATGACGAAATGCATGATTATAAGCAGGCGCTTTCTTTTTATAAAAGAGCCGAACAAATTCTCCGCGAAACAAATAATAAAAGAGGACTTGCTTCCGTGCAAAATAACATCGGAGAGATTTATTATTCCGTTGGAAAAAATGATTCAGCATTGTATTACTACAATCTTTCACTGCAGGCAATGAAAGAATTAAATAATAAAAATGCCATAGGAATGATCTACACAAATTTTGCCAGCATCTATTTTGACAAAGAAGAGTATGATAAAGCAATTGATTATGACACCAGGTCTTTGCAGATTAGAAAAGAGCTGGAAGATAAATACAGCATTGCCAGTTCGTACATTAATCTTGGAAATGACTACGGTGCAAAAGGCGAGTTTCAAAAATCCATTGAGTATTATAATCAAGCAATCGCGATAGCGAGGCAGATGGAAGCAAAAGAAGTTACTGCAAATGCATACTTGGGAATTTCTGATACCTATTATGCTATGAAAAATTATGCGTCCGCCTATAATTACCACAAAAAATATTCAGAGTTAAAAGATTCATTATTGAATGAAGAATCTTCCAAGCAA
This window harbors:
- a CDS encoding tetratricopeptide repeat protein, which encodes MKQYLFFLILFPATGFAQQSKIDSLKSLIDKSVNDSLKVNLYIDISYEFTRKNPDEAIMYAKQGYDLAGKINFINGMGVCEANIALAYYSKGDYKQAIEHNLTALQLKEKTGDKTAIAYSLNNIALVYDEMHDYKQALSFYKRAEQILRETNNKRGLASVQNNIGEIYYSVGKNDSALYYYNLSLQAMKELNNKNAIGMIYTNFASIYFDKEEYDKAIDYDTRSLQIRKELEDKYSIASSYINLGNDYGAKGEFQKSIEYYNQAIAIARQMEAKEVTANAYLGISDTYYAMKNYASAYNYHKKYSELKDSLLNEESSKQIAEMQTKYETEKKEQQITLLNKDKELQDAQLNRQKMVIWSVAGGLLVVLILSIFIFRERKKSEKLLLNILPVETARELKANGRATAKYYEQVTVMFTDFKGFTNIAEKLSAEELVSELDFLFKKFDEIISKYPIEKIKTIGDAYMCAGGLPTSNTTNAMDVVSAALEIQEWMKSPLLTSPVWGGKKSQVLPNGEDLGGAWQLRIGIHTGPVSAGVVGDKKFAYDIWGD